In one Bacteroidia bacterium genomic region, the following are encoded:
- a CDS encoding LTA synthase family protein, with translation MKKYLAHIKVLVLSLTILIIVFQITRLLFLVFNYSSFESSKIGDIVIAFLWGTRFDLWVILWFNAVFVFLYLIPGNFKDGRGFQKFLSMYFIIVNSIIILPNLIDSEYFKFTNKRSTADIFSFINTGNDTWVMLPQFLKDFWFIILIWILLIVLMWKLYKSIKLKIIEDVKVKTKHVIYQLIIFVFAGLFMFIVLRGTNLRPVNLMSAARFVTNREIPLVLNTPFSIIRTWSKDNLIERNYFKEKELQKYFSPVYQLKSDSNNTEIKRNVVIIILESFSKEYIGYFNSNCKGFTPFLDSLFGKSLIFENSYANGKKSIESLPAILAGIPSLSETPYVLSKYATNKIDGLPSILKRHGYSTSFYHGGTNGTMGFDVFSFMAGCDNYYGKNEYPNSKDYDGNWGIWDEPYLQYFSKQLDNKKEPFFSVLYTLSSHHPYKVPEKYKAALPKGHYEIMQSIAYTDLSLRRFFEKAKSSKWFNNTLFVITADHTFWAIDEFYNNRIGMYSVPITMYCFNDSLLVGKNDNIMQHSDIAPTILDYLSFNDSIVCFGRSALDNSTVHFSVNYISGNYQLIKDDYLLLFDGDKSVALFDYKKDRALNNNIMNSLKTKTLEMEKFIKSIIQSYNNRLISNKLTLK, from the coding sequence ATGAAAAAATATTTAGCTCACATAAAAGTTCTTGTATTAAGTCTAACAATCTTAATTATTGTTTTTCAGATTACAAGACTACTTTTTCTGGTTTTTAACTATTCTTCATTTGAATCATCAAAAATTGGAGATATTGTTATAGCTTTCTTGTGGGGTACCAGATTTGATTTATGGGTAATTTTATGGTTTAATGCAGTTTTTGTTTTCTTATATTTAATTCCAGGAAACTTTAAAGATGGGAGGGGCTTTCAAAAGTTTTTGTCGATGTATTTTATCATTGTTAATTCTATTATAATACTTCCTAATTTAATCGACTCAGAATATTTTAAATTTACTAATAAACGATCTACTGCTGATATATTCAGTTTTATTAATACAGGTAATGATACATGGGTAATGTTACCTCAATTTTTAAAAGATTTTTGGTTTATAATTTTAATATGGATTTTACTTATTGTTTTAATGTGGAAACTTTATAAATCAATAAAACTTAAAATTATAGAAGATGTAAAAGTTAAAACCAAACATGTTATTTATCAGCTGATTATTTTTGTGTTTGCAGGGTTGTTTATGTTTATTGTTTTACGTGGCACTAATTTAAGACCTGTGAATTTAATGTCGGCTGCACGATTTGTTACAAACAGAGAAATACCATTGGTTTTAAATACACCATTTTCAATTATAAGAACATGGAGTAAGGATAATCTTATTGAAAGAAATTATTTTAAAGAGAAAGAATTGCAAAAATATTTCTCACCAGTATATCAATTGAAGTCAGATTCAAATAATACTGAAATTAAAAGGAACGTTGTTATTATTATCCTTGAAAGCTTTTCAAAAGAATATATTGGATACTTTAATAGTAATTGTAAAGGCTTTACACCTTTTCTTGACAGTTTGTTTGGAAAAAGTCTTATTTTTGAAAACAGTTACGCAAACGGAAAAAAAAGTATAGAATCTTTACCTGCAATTCTTGCTGGAATTCCTTCTCTAAGCGAGACTCCATATGTTTTATCGAAATATGCGACTAATAAAATTGACGGATTACCAAGTATATTAAAAAGGCATGGGTATTCAACTTCCTTTTATCATGGAGGAACAAATGGTACTATGGGTTTTGATGTTTTTTCATTTATGGCAGGCTGTGATAATTATTATGGAAAAAATGAATACCCTAATTCTAAGGATTATGATGGTAATTGGGGTATTTGGGATGAACCCTATCTTCAATATTTTTCAAAACAACTTGATAATAAAAAAGAACCGTTTTTCTCAGTCTTATATACACTTTCTTCACACCATCCTTATAAAGTTCCAGAAAAATATAAAGCAGCACTTCCAAAAGGTCATTATGAAATAATGCAAAGCATTGCTTATACTGATTTGTCACTTCGTAGATTTTTTGAAAAAGCAAAATCATCTAAATGGTTTAACAATACACTATTTGTTATAACAGCCGATCATACTTTCTGGGCTATTGATGAATTTTATAACAATAGAATAGGTATGTATTCTGTGCCAATTACTATGTATTGTTTTAATGATTCTTTGCTTGTAGGGAAAAATGATAACATAATGCAGCATTCAGACATTGCTCCAACAATTCTTGATTATCTGTCTTTTAATGATTCAATTGTATGCTTTGGAAGAAGTGCGTTAGATAATTCAACTGTTCATTTTTCTGTAAATTATATTAGTGGCAATTATCAATTAATTAAAGATGATTATTTACTGTTGTTTGATGGTGATAAAAGTGTTGCTTTATTTGATTATAAAAAAGACAGAGCATTGAATAATAATATTATGAATAGCTTAAAAACAAAAACATTAGAAATGGAGAAATTCATTAAGTCAATAATTCAAAGCTATAATAATAGGCTAATATCAAATAAGTTAACGCTTAAATAA